A region from the Benincasa hispida cultivar B227 chromosome 10, ASM972705v1, whole genome shotgun sequence genome encodes:
- the LOC120088921 gene encoding secreted RxLR effector protein 161-like: MLQKYGLENASPKHTPAPTHAKLGKGLNAANFDESLYRSMIRSFLYLTANRPGIAYVTRVYARYQSNPKTSHLENVKRIFKYISSIVECGLLYCFDTNGVIIGYCDADWAGNFEDRKSSSEDENMFQEYDVAQDVMTLYYDNMSAINISKNSV; encoded by the exons ATGCTGCAAAAATATGGCCTTGAAAATGCTAGTCCCAAACACACTCCAGCTCCAACTCATGCAAAGCTTGGTAAAGGCCTGAATGCTGCAAATTTTGATGAAAGCTTATATAGAAGCATGATAAGGAGTTTTCTTTATTTGACTGCTAATCGACCTGGCATTGCCTATGTTACAAGGGTCTATGCaaggtatcagtctaatccaaagACAAGTCACCTGGAAAATGTTAAACGTATCTTCAAGTACATCAGTAGTATAGTGGAATGTGGCCTTCTCTATTGCTTTGATACTAATGGGGTTATTATCGGGTATTGTGATGCCGACTGGGCTGGTAATTTTGAGGATAGAAAAAGTTCCTCTGAAG ATGAAAATATGTTTCAGGAGTATGATGTCGCACAAGATGTCATGACCTTGTATTACGACAACATGAGTGCTATCAACATTTCCAAAAATTCAGTATAA
- the LOC120088778 gene encoding kiwellin-like, producing MAKLTWLFVSLFIFILVTNLCEAISSCNGPCKTLNDCSGQLICINGKCNDDPDVGTHVCSNGGGGSGGGGGSSPPSSNGCRPFGNLICKGKSHPQYKCSPQVTSSTRAILTNNNFSEGGDGGDPSECDDQFHDNSELIVALSTGWYNGGSRCGKKIKITARNGKSVLAKVVDECDSINGCDKAHAQQPPCRNNIVDGSDGVWNALGLDIDVGEEPITWSDA from the coding sequence ATGGCAAAGTTAACATGGTTGTTcgtttctctttttatttttatacttgTTACCAATCTTTGTGAAGCAATCTCTTCTTGTAATGGCCCGTGTAAGACCCTGAATGATTGTTCTGGGCAATTGATTTGCATAAATGGTAAATGCAATGATGATCCTGACGTGGGCACTCATGTGTGTTCGAACGGAGGAGGAGGCAGCGGCGGCGGGGGAGGATCTTCACCACCGTCAAGCAATGGTTGTCGACCTTTTGGCAACTTGATTTGTAAGGGAAAATCACATCCGCAGTACAAATGTTCTCCTCAAGTGACTTCCTCGACTAGAGCTATCCTTACAAACAACAACTTCAGTGAAGGTGGTGACGGCGGCGACCCATCGGAGTGCGACGACCAATTCCATGATAACTCTGAATTAATAGTGGCATTATCCACAGGTTGGTATAATGGGGGTTCGAGGTGTGGAAAGAAGATCAAAATTACCGCTAGGAATGGAAAGTCTGTATTGGCTAAAGTGGTGGATGAGTGTGATTCTATAAATGGATGTGACAAGGCACATGCTCAACAACCACCGTGTCGAAACAATATTGTGGATGGCTCAGATGGAGTATGGAACGCTTTGGGACTTGACATAGATGTTGGTGAAGAGCCTATTACTTGGTCCGATGcttaa